One Anopheles marshallii chromosome 3, idAnoMarsDA_429_01, whole genome shotgun sequence genomic region harbors:
- the LOC128712088 gene encoding protein phosphatase inhibitor 2: protein MSFSSDSPDAKKPCKGILKSSSSFDKHSAASSVHRKSAKFDELNVLQTYHPPDKDYGHMKVDEPKTPFNYVEAADVDQLDAEVLAERLRVAADARSDAVSEEELDDDDEEEEEELTEEQKKRKLEFERRRKAHYNEFEAVKLARKLIEEDDEEEEEEQADDDPNKVDDEPSSNNVPPAATEGSSSTPASKGETRMEIEEEETDRNASNRSNKVGTAESPAARLKPVSSAIRLEESSDFESPRSSVIALIMIVSICLMIFFIVCFTLLFYLLKRNI from the exons ATGTCCTTCAGTTCGGACTCACCGGATGCGAAAAAGCCCTGCAAGGGTATCCTTAAATCCTCGAGCAGCTTCGACAAACATTCGGCGGCATCATCGGT ACATAGGAAAAGTGCCAAATTTGATGAGCTGAACGTACTACAGACGTACCATCCGCCGGATAAAGATTACGGCCACATGAAGGTGGACGAACCGAAAACTCCCTTCAACTACGTGGAAGCAGCCGACGTCGATCAACTGGACGCCGAAGTACTCGCAGAAAG ATTACGCGTTGCAGCAGACGCTCGCAGTGATGCCGTATCCGAGGAGGAGCTagacgatgacgacgaggaggaagaggaagaactCACGGAGGAGCAGAAAAAGCGTAAGCTAGAATTCGAACGACGCCGCAAAGCACACTATAACGAGTTCGAGGCAGTGAAGCTGGCCCGCAAACTTATCGAAGAggacgacgaggaggaggaggaagagcaGGCAGACGATGACCCAAACAAAGTGGACGACGAGCCAAGTTCAAACAATGTGCCCCCTGCTGCTACGGAAGGGTCATCCAGCACACCTGCCAGTAAGGGCGAAACGAGAATGGAGATCGAGGAGGAGGAAACCGATCGGAATGCAAGCAACCGGTCGAATAAGGTTGGCACCGCCGAAAGCCCGGCCGCCCGATTAAAACCAG TGTCGAGTGCAATCAGACTCGAGGAAAGTTCCGACTTTGAAAGCCCACGTAGCTCGGTCATCGCACTGATAATGATAGTGTCGATCTGTTTGATGATATTCTTCATCGTTTGCTTTACGTTACTGTTTTATCTgctgaaaagaaacatttag